One segment of Vibrio orientalis CIP 102891 = ATCC 33934 DNA contains the following:
- a CDS encoding YfgM family protein, producing MELYDTEEQQVEAIKDWWKENGKAVILGAVVGLGGLFGWRYYQDSVTAAQEAASESYTKAVQVLAEKGASAEGDIQTFIDGNKDTEYATLAALQLAKVQVEAGNFDEALAQLEWAKSATKDAAVLSVVNYRLARVKAEQGEFDAAVAELANITDESWAGRVAELKGDILLRKGDEQAAYAAYTEAQQSGDASQTLQMKLDDLAK from the coding sequence GTGGAACTCTACGATACTGAAGAACAACAAGTAGAAGCGATCAAAGATTGGTGGAAAGAGAACGGCAAAGCAGTCATTTTAGGTGCTGTTGTTGGTCTTGGCGGCCTGTTCGGGTGGCGCTACTACCAAGATTCTGTGACTGCGGCTCAAGAAGCGGCGTCAGAAAGCTACACAAAAGCAGTTCAAGTACTTGCTGAAAAAGGCGCATCTGCTGAAGGCGACATTCAAACCTTTATTGATGGCAATAAAGATACTGAATATGCAACTCTAGCTGCTCTTCAGCTAGCGAAGGTACAAGTTGAAGCGGGTAACTTTGATGAAGCGCTTGCTCAGCTAGAGTGGGCAAAGTCTGCAACCAAAGATGCGGCAGTATTGTCAGTGGTTAATTACCGCTTAGCTCGCGTTAAAGCGGAGCAGGGCGAGTTTGATGCTGCTGTTGCTGAGCTAGCAAACATCACTGATGAAAGCTGGGCTGGCCGAGTAGCAGAACTTAAAGGTGACATCTTACTGCGTAAAGGCGATGAGCAAGCCGCGTATGCCGCTTACACAGAAGCGCAGCAATCTGGTGATGCAAGCCAAACACTACAGATGAAACTGGACGATCTAGCCAAGTAA
- the bamB gene encoding outer membrane protein assembly factor BamB — MKNMLKKALTAAMFAGILAGCASEEDTIIMAPVPVVQSEFTPSTEWKASVGNGVGQYYSKLTPAYAYDKVFVASRDGVIKALDPETGKTLWETEVESDVSARLSGGIVAAYGQIFIGSENGRVLAFNEETGEQNWNSEVDGEVLTSPATDSNLVIVHTNSGMLIALDQVTGESKWTISTEVPNLTLRGNSTPVTASGGVFWGTANGRLAAAIVERGQLIWQQPIGMPQGATEIDRLVDVDASPLIIGSNLYIIGYNGQLTAIDLRSGKPVWKRAFSSATDIASDGSRIYIVTEQDHLVAFDARSGTELWSNEQLEHRLLTAPTIINQYVVVGDSEGYLHWVDRSSGEFVAQQEVDSSGFAVAPITIPGGYLLMTRNGDVKKLTISE, encoded by the coding sequence ATGAAGAATATGCTGAAGAAAGCGCTCACTGCGGCAATGTTCGCTGGTATCCTCGCGGGTTGTGCGAGTGAGGAAGATACCATCATCATGGCACCAGTTCCTGTTGTACAAAGTGAATTTACGCCAAGTACAGAGTGGAAAGCGTCGGTAGGTAATGGTGTTGGTCAATATTACTCTAAGCTCACACCTGCATACGCTTATGACAAAGTATTTGTTGCAAGCCGTGATGGTGTGATTAAAGCGCTCGACCCAGAAACAGGTAAAACCTTGTGGGAAACCGAAGTCGAATCTGATGTCTCAGCTCGTCTATCTGGTGGGATTGTGGCTGCGTACGGCCAAATCTTCATTGGTAGCGAAAATGGTCGAGTGTTAGCGTTCAACGAAGAAACCGGTGAACAAAACTGGAACTCTGAAGTGGATGGTGAAGTGTTGACCTCACCAGCGACAGACAGCAACCTTGTGATTGTTCATACTAACAGCGGTATGCTGATTGCGCTTGATCAGGTAACGGGTGAAAGTAAGTGGACGATCAGTACCGAAGTACCGAATTTGACTCTACGTGGTAACAGTACTCCAGTCACGGCTTCTGGCGGTGTCTTCTGGGGTACGGCAAATGGCCGCTTAGCAGCGGCGATTGTTGAACGTGGTCAGCTTATTTGGCAGCAGCCGATCGGAATGCCTCAGGGCGCAACTGAAATTGACCGCCTTGTTGATGTCGATGCTTCGCCGCTGATTATAGGCAGCAACCTATACATCATTGGCTACAATGGTCAGCTAACGGCTATCGACTTGCGTTCTGGTAAGCCGGTATGGAAGCGTGCGTTCTCGTCTGCGACGGATATCGCCAGTGACGGTAGTCGTATCTATATCGTTACAGAGCAAGATCATCTTGTTGCTTTTGACGCACGTAGCGGTACTGAATTGTGGAGCAATGAGCAGCTTGAACACCGATTACTGACAGCGCCGACGATTATCAACCAGTATGTGGTTGTAGGTGATAGTGAAGGTTATCTACATTGGGTTGATCGCAGCAGCGGTGAATTCGTTGCTCAACAAGAAGTAGACAGCAGTGGCTTTGCGGTTGCACCAATCACAATCCCTGGTGGTTATCTCTTAATGACGCGCAATGGCGATGTAAAGAAACTAACGATCAGCGAATAG
- the der gene encoding ribosome biogenesis GTPase Der has protein sequence MVPVVALVGRPNVGKSTLFNRLTRTRDALVADFPGLTRDRKYGQAKLGEHEFIVIDTGGIDGTEEGVETKMAEQSLAAIDEADVVLFMVDGRAGLTPSDIAISNHLRKIEKPSMLVVNKVDGIDADAASADFWQLGVENMYQIAAAHGRGVGALIDRALNPFAEKMAEEAKGEIEDLTEFEDLDEEKLDYTEEEAEEEFKRLQDQPIKLAIIGRPNVGKSTLTNRILGEERVVVYDMPGTTRDSIYIPMERDGREYVLIDTAGVRRRKRINETVEKFSVVKTLKAVEDANVVLLVIDARENISDQDLSLLGFALNAGRSIVLAVNKWDGLDTDVKEHVKKELDRRLGFVDFARIHFISALHGTGVGHLFESVQEAYKSATTRVGTSVLTRIMKMATDDHQPPLVRGRRVKLKYAHAGGYNPPIVVIHGNQVNELPDSYKRYLMNYYRKSLEIMGTPIRIQFQSSDNPFEGKTNKMTMSQERKRKRLMSMMKNRKN, from the coding sequence ATGGTACCTGTTGTTGCTCTGGTAGGGCGTCCTAACGTTGGTAAGTCAACGTTATTTAACCGATTGACTCGTACACGCGACGCGTTGGTTGCGGATTTCCCTGGCTTAACTCGTGACCGTAAATACGGCCAAGCGAAGCTTGGTGAACATGAATTCATTGTTATCGATACCGGCGGTATTGATGGCACAGAAGAAGGTGTAGAAACCAAAATGGCTGAACAGTCGCTAGCGGCGATTGATGAAGCTGATGTTGTGCTATTTATGGTTGATGGCCGCGCAGGCTTAACACCATCTGACATCGCCATTTCTAACCACCTTCGTAAGATTGAAAAGCCTTCAATGCTGGTTGTAAACAAGGTTGATGGTATTGATGCTGACGCAGCGTCAGCTGACTTCTGGCAACTTGGTGTTGAAAACATGTACCAGATTGCTGCGGCTCACGGCCGTGGTGTCGGTGCTTTGATTGATCGCGCGCTTAACCCATTTGCAGAAAAAATGGCAGAAGAAGCGAAAGGCGAAATCGAAGACCTAACCGAGTTTGAAGATCTTGATGAAGAGAAGTTAGACTACACCGAAGAAGAAGCTGAGGAAGAGTTTAAGCGTCTGCAAGATCAGCCAATCAAACTGGCTATTATCGGTCGACCAAACGTAGGTAAATCGACGTTAACTAACCGTATTCTTGGTGAAGAGCGTGTGGTTGTCTACGATATGCCGGGTACAACACGTGACTCTATCTACATTCCAATGGAGCGTGATGGTCGTGAATACGTACTGATCGATACGGCTGGTGTTCGTCGTCGTAAACGTATCAATGAAACTGTTGAGAAGTTCTCAGTGGTTAAAACGCTAAAAGCGGTTGAAGACGCGAACGTTGTTCTACTAGTAATTGACGCACGTGAAAACATTTCAGACCAAGATCTTAGCCTACTAGGTTTTGCCCTAAACGCTGGTCGTTCAATTGTTCTAGCTGTGAACAAGTGGGATGGCCTTGATACAGACGTGAAAGAGCACGTGAAGAAAGAGCTAGACCGTCGTCTAGGTTTCGTAGACTTCGCGCGTATCCACTTTATCTCTGCGCTGCACGGTACTGGTGTTGGTCACCTGTTTGAATCTGTGCAAGAAGCTTACAAGTCTGCGACAACTCGTGTAGGTACATCAGTACTGACTCGTATTATGAAAATGGCAACTGATGATCACCAGCCACCGTTGGTTCGTGGTCGCCGTGTTAAGCTGAAATACGCGCACGCGGGTGGTTATAACCCACCAATCGTGGTTATTCACGGTAACCAAGTTAATGAACTGCCAGATTCATACAAACGTTACCTGATGAACTACTACCGTAAGTCTCTAGAGATCATGGGTACACCGATCCGTATTCAGTTCCAGAGCAGCGACAACCCGTTTGAGGGTAAAACGAACAAGATGACTATGTCTCAAGAGCGTAAACGTAAGCGCCTAATGAGCATGATGAAAAATCGTAAGAACTAA